A genome region from Engraulis encrasicolus isolate BLACKSEA-1 chromosome 6, IST_EnEncr_1.0, whole genome shotgun sequence includes the following:
- the uts2d gene encoding urotensin 2 domain containing encodes MDGMVFANVLLGVLLIAALHGVNPVQTRTLLPSENNILHFRAGADIQSEILALLLRQRLQPVSRKMPLDIEILGKEEDLEKLQRQIMPSTDEKEHRKREEACFWKYCV; translated from the exons ATGGACGGGATGGTCTTTGCTAATGTCTTATTGGGTGTCCTGCTCATAGCAGCTCTTCATGGAGTTAACCCCGTGCAGACCAGAACCCTGCTGCCCTCCG AAAACAATATTCTCCACTTCAGAGCCGGTGCAGATATCCAGAGTGAGATTCTGGCCCTGTTGTTGCGGCAACGTTTGCAGCCAGTCAGCAGAAAAATGCCTCTAG ACATTGAAATTTTGGGCAAGGAGGAGGACCTGGAAAAG CTGCAAAGGCAGATCATGCCCAGTACAGACGAGAAAGAACACAGGAAACgagaagaag CCTGCTTCTGGAAATACTGTGTGTGA